One part of the Rutidosis leptorrhynchoides isolate AG116_Rl617_1_P2 chromosome 1, CSIRO_AGI_Rlap_v1, whole genome shotgun sequence genome encodes these proteins:
- the LOC139849830 gene encoding peroxidase 43-like, with protein MVVLFMIIFSDLLFGFSHAQLKVGFYNKVCPNAESIVANIVRDAAKSNSHIPAILLRLHFHDCFVEGCDGSILIDNGGKSEKMAFGHQGLQGFDVIENAKAKLESVCPGVVSCADIVTMAARDAVAASRGPVYQVETGRKDGFVSDVKFADRMPDVKDSIQLLKQKFIEKGLNEKDLVVLSAAHTVGTTACFFVQDRLYKFGSSGGSDPSINPKFLPKLSSMCPENGSINDRIPMDPGSEKIFDTKILDNIRNGFAVLQSDAQLMEDPITKGIVNSYSGGGSSFEADFVKSMVRMGRLGTKTGSNGNIRRVCSKFN; from the exons atggtggtactgtttatgatcATATTTTCCGACTTATTATTCGGGTTTTCACACGCACAACTTAAAGTAGGATTCTATAATAAGGTGTGTCCTAATGCAGAGTCTATTGTTGCTAATATTGTGAGAGATGCAGCCAAGTCCAATTCTCATATTCCTGCTATCTTACTCAGGCTTCACTTTCATGACTGTTTTgttgag GGTTGTGACGGGTCGATTTTGATAGACAATGGAGGAAAGTCGGAGAAAATGGCATTTGGGCATCAAGGGTTGCAAGGGTTTGATGTAATAGAGAATGCAAAAGCAAAGTTGGAAAGTGTGTGTCCTGGTGTCGTTTCGTGTGCCGATATTGTTACAATGGCTGCAAGAGATGCGGTTGCTGCG AGTCGTGGGCCCGTATATCAAGTTGAAACTGGAAGGAAAGATGGTTTCGTGTCCGATGTGAAATTTGCTGATAGAATGCCTGATGTTAAAGattcaattcaactactaaaaCAGAAGTTCATCGAAAAAGGCCTTAATGAGAAAGACCTTGTGGTTCTCAGTG CTGCGCATACAGTTGGAACAACCGCATGTTTCTTTGTCCAAGACCGCCTCTATAAATTTGGGTCAAGTGGAGGTTCAGACCCAAGTATAAACCCTAAATTCCTACCTAAACTATCATCGATGTGTCCTGAAAACGGGAGTATCAATGACAGGATACCAATGGATCCTGGAAGCGAAAAGATTTTCGACACCAAAATCCTAGATAACATTCGAAATGGTTTCGCAGTCCTACAATCAGATGCACAGCTAATGGAGGACCCCATAACTAAGGGAATAGTGAATTCATATTCTGGGGGAGGGTCGTCTTTTGAGGCGGATTTTGTGAAGTCAATGGTGCGAATGGGCCGACTCGGGACCAAGACTGGCTCTAACGGGAATATTAGACGTGTATGTAGCAAATTTAATTAA